The Bacteroidales bacterium genome segment AGATACACGGTTGAAAGCCTGGAACGAATACCAGTCGTTTATCCGCGAAGAGAAAACATCGTTGCTTTCTATAATCGAGAACAGGTCGTGTACATGCAAAAGAGAGGGAATTGACAAAATACAATTGTATGCCAACAACCTCAGGCTGATAGAAAATCCCATCCGAAGGGATAACCTGAGTACGGCCAATAAAATTCTCAGGTACATATGCCACGATTGTCCCCAAAGAGCGCCGCTGAAAGAAGGGATGAAAAAGTGGATATCCTCCAATCTTCTTGACGGTTTCGAAAAATACAGCTCCCGGTTGTATAATGAAACAAAATATTCGGCAGTTGAAGTAAAACCGGTCTTACCGGTATATTCGGAGAATTCCCCTGTAATTGCAGGTCGCGAGGTAATCCGGAATAATTTCGACGCCCTTTTTGCCAAATATCCTTTCCTGGTTGCTTTTGGTGAAGATGTAGGCCGGATAGGAGGCGTCAATCAAACCTATGAAGGATTGCAGAAAAAATACGGCGAATATCGGGTTTTTGACACCGGAATCCGGGAAGCGGCAATTGCCGGTAAGGGAATAGGCCTGGCATTAAGAGGATTCCGGCCTATTGCCGAAATTCAGTATTTCGATTACCTACTTTATGCACTGCAGGCATTAAGCGATGATCTGGCCACATTGCACTGGCGTACAGCAGGGAGCCAGATAGCACCTCTGATTATAAGCACCCGTGGTCACAGGCTTGAAGGGATATGGCATTCGGGGTCTCCTCTTAGCATGGTAATCAATTCAATTCGGGGAATCCATGTTTGTGTGCCCAGGAATATGACCCAGGCTGCAGGTTTTTATAATACACTGCTCGAAGGACGGGACCCGGCGCTTGTCATTGAACCGTTGAATGCCTACCGTCTGAAAGAAGTCATGCCTGATAATCCCGGAGAGTTCAGGGTTCCTCTTGGTATACCTGAAATTCTCGAGGAAGGCGATGATATAACGCTGGTTACATACGGTTCATGTGTCAGAATCGCCCAGGATGCCTGCCGTCAGCTGAATGATTTTAATATACATGTGGAACTTATTGATGTGCAGACATTACTGCCCTTTGATCTGAAGGAGATCATTGCTGAATCGGTCAAGAAAACACGCAAGGTTGTCTTTTTTGATGAGGATGTTCCGGGAGGCGCCACTGCGTTTATGATGCAGCAGGTAGTGGAGGGACAGGGAGTATGGAAATACCTGGATACGCCACCGGTTACTTTGTCGGCACGAGAACACAGGCCTGCCTATACTACCGACGGGGACTATTTTTCCAATCCCAACTCAGAGGATGTTTTTGAAACGGTATACCAGGTGATGCACCGGGCAGATCCGGAACGATATCCGGATTTGGGAGTGTAATCAGGTTGGGCTCAGGCTTTGCCTGAGTCCAAATATGCAATTGGGCAAAGCCTGATTTAAAAATAGGCATACTGAAAAACTATCGTTGGAATTGGCGGTCAGACGAAGTTGAAAACTTCGCCTAGCTCACAAGAACTCGTAAACTGCTTAACCCCTAAACTCCTTAGCCCCTTAACGCCTGAACTCCTAAACCTCTAAACCTCTAAACAGCTATTACTTAAATCTTTCCTCTAAAAAGCTTTTCAGTTCTCCGTATTCATGGATTACCGGAAATTCGGGGTAGTCATTGATTACATTCTGCGGAGGCCTGAACAGAACGCCCTGGTCTGCTTCCTTAAGCATGTTGATGTCGTTGTAAGAGTCGCCGAAGGCAATCACTTCGTAATTCATACCTTTAAGAGCAAGGATAGTTTCACGCTTTGCATTTTTCTGCCGCAGGTTATACCCGTTAATAATGCCGTTGCCGTCCACTTCAAGCGAATGGCAGAACAGGGTAGGCCAGTCGAGCTGTTCCATCAGCGGTTCGGCAAATTCGACAAACGTATCCGAGACCACAATGAAGCGGGTAACCCGTTTAAGCCAGTTGATCATATCGGGGGCACCATGGAGAGGCCTGATGGTGGCGATTACCCTTTGTATATCGAGCAGTGTGAGATTTTTTTCCTTAAGGATCTTAAGCCTGTGATGCATGAGTTCATCATAGTCCTTAATATCGCGGGTTGTTAACCGGAGCTCAGGTATGCCGGTTCTTTCAGCTACATTGATCCAAACCTCGGGAACCCAAACACCTTCAAGATCAGAACATACCGCGTGCAGTTTCTTCATACCGGATTATTAATAAGGGAGCGAATATAGGAAATATTTTAAAGATAACGGCTGAGTAAATACTGTTTAAAGTCCTTATAATCATTATGAATCCTGTCAAATGATTCATCAAGCTTTTCAAGATCCTTCATGGATGCGGGTAATTCCGGTTCTATGCCAAGCAGGCTACGAATTTCCTGAGGGAATTTAGCAGGATGCGCGGTTTCAAGGCTGATAGCCAGTTTGCCCGGGGCTGAATCCCGGGGATTCTGTTTAAAATAGTACTGTAATCCTCCCCAGCCTGCAGCTCCGTGAGGTTCAAGTAAAACCCTGTGATTTCTATACACATCCCGGATAGTTTGTTCCGTTTCCGCATCGGTTATGCTCACCGTAAAGATATCCCTGTGCAATGCCTCCACATCAGGCTCGGTGGTTATAGTGCCTTTTTCATCCATTACACCGCCGTACAATGAAACCACACGAGCCATGTTGCTTGGATGTCCCACGTTCATGGCACTCGATATGCAATTTCGCGAGGGAACAATGGTCTTGTACTGCCCGGTTTTCCAGTACACAGGCACTTCATCGTTTTCATTGGTTGAAATAACCAGTTTACCTATCGGTAGTCCCATTTTTTTAGCGAGCAAAGCACCCATCATATTCCCGAAATTTCCCGAGGGTACCGAAAAAATGACAGGTTCTTCCGCATTCCTCGCCAGTTGTGACCATGCATAGAAATAGTAGAACGATTGAGGCAACAGCCTGCCGATATTGATTGAATTGGCCGATGAAAGTTTCAGTGTATCAAGGTCAGGATCGGTAAAAGCCTGTTTGACAAGGGCCTGGCAATCATCGAATTTACCGTTGAGCGAAAGAATTGTAATATTCTTTCTCAGCGTGGTCATCTGCTTGCGCTGCCGGTCGGTCACTTCATTTTCAGGAAAAAGGATAACAACCTTAATATTGTCAAGGCCATAGAAGGCATTGGCAATGGCGCTTCCCGTGTCGCCTGAAGTAGCCGTAAGGATAAGCATAGTGCGGTTTTCCTTCTGAAGGAAATGCTGCATCAACCGTCCCATCATACGGGCGGCAAAATCCTTGAATGAGGCTGTAGGTCCCTGGTCGAGCCTGAGAATATATTTCCGGTCATACACCTGTTCAAGGGGAACAGGGTAATCATAGGCGTCGGTTACAATCCGTTGTATTGAATCCTTATCGATTTCATCGCTCAGCAGGTGGCTGGCTATTGTGTTGGCGATAAAGGGATACTCCTTGCCGATCATGCTGTTAAGCTGATCCGTCGAAAGCGAAGGAATATGATCAGGAATATACAGGCCTTTGTCCGGAGCCAGTCCCTTAAGCAGCGCTTCACTGAAGCTTACTTTAACGGCCTTACCATTAGTCGAAAAATAGCGGATGCTGTCAGACATAAAAATCAGATTGGAGGGCTAATTTAGTGAATTGAGGTTTTCAAAATTTTTCTCTGTAAAATCCGACAGGGAAGCAATCTTAAGATCGGCAAAATCAAAGCGGGTCGACTTAAAATCATGGCTGTCGGGTACAGTCACGAGTTTCATGCGGGCAGCCTTTGCCGAAATGGCACCGTTGAAAGAATCTTCGAAAGCCAGGCAGTGAACAGGATCAACGCCTAGTTTTTTAGCGGCACCCAGGTAAAGGGCAGGGTGGGGTTTCCCGAATTCTTCATTTTCGGCAGAGCTGATGATTTTAAAGAATTCAAAAAGGTGAAATTTTTTCAGTGCGGTGGTGATCAGCTTCAACGGAGAAGATGAAGCAACAGAAACAGGGATTTTTTTATCAACGAAAAGCTGGAGGACATCCAGGAACCCGTCTTTCAGATCGGCGCGTTCAAGGATCAGGGTCTGCATGGATTCCATGATTTCTTTATAAAGCTGAAACGAACTTTTGCCTGTCCATTTATACACACCATACCAGTGCTGTATAGTGTCCTGGGTATTCAGTCCTGTTGTCTGCCTGCACAATGCGGGCGACAGATCGACTCCGACCGATTTGAAAACTTCCATTTCAGCTTCAACCCACAAAGGTTCTGAATCAATGATGATCCCGTCGAAATCGAAAATGATTGCTTTTATCATTTGAAAAATTTTATACGTTGGCAACCCTTATAATATCAGCAAAAACTCCTGCCGCAGTCACATCGGCGCCAGCTCCGTAACCTCTGATTACCATGGGTTGTTCGTGATACCTCAGGGTGGTGATGAGAATGATGTTGTTACTGCCTTCAAGCGGATACGCCGGATGCGACATGCCCACTTCCATCAGTTCAATGGAGGCTTTGCCGTTATCGAGCATCGCTACGAATCGCAGCTTCTTGTTTTCAAGAGTAAGTTTCTTTCGTCTCTCTTCAAATACTGAATCATATTTTGAAACCGCATTCCAGAAATCATCAGGAGAACCTTCAAAACATTCTGCCGGAAGAAAGGGAATAACGTCAATGTTATTGATTTCAAGCGGGTACCCGGATTCGCGGGCCAGGATCAGCAGTTTTCGTTTCACATCAGTGCCGCTGAGGTCAATTCGCGGGTCAGGTTCGGCGAAACCGGCTTCCATAGCCATACGGATGGCCTTGCTGAGTGTGATCTTCTCACTGATTGTATTGAAAATGAAATTCAGCGTGCCTGATAGAACGGCCTCTAGCCTGAGGATTTTATC includes the following:
- a CDS encoding thiamine pyrophosphate-dependent enzyme yields the protein MITANSLSNRLVNQTISKEEIISDFRLALVSRQCSLLGRKEVLTGKAKFGIFGDGKEIAQIALAKQFKKGDWRSGYYRDQTFMMATGLLTVQQFFAQLYGTTDSELNPGNAGRSFNNHFATHNVDESGEWLDLTGQKNSAADLSPTAGHMPRLLGLALASRLYRQNPELKQFKGISINGNEVAFGTIGDASTSEGAFFETMNAAGVLQIPLAVAVWDDGYGISVPTSVQTIKSSISKALRGFEKGEGNTGFLIYEVKGWDYYRLIEVFAEGVAVCRREHTPVLFHVNELTQPQGHSTSGSHERYKSEARLSWEAENDCLVIMENMLLKEGILSQEAIDELKDIVAVEVEDTRLKAWNEYQSFIREEKTSLLSIIENRSCTCKREGIDKIQLYANNLRLIENPIRRDNLSTANKILRYICHDCPQRAPLKEGMKKWISSNLLDGFEKYSSRLYNETKYSAVEVKPVLPVYSENSPVIAGREVIRNNFDALFAKYPFLVAFGEDVGRIGGVNQTYEGLQKKYGEYRVFDTGIREAAIAGKGIGLALRGFRPIAEIQYFDYLLYALQALSDDLATLHWRTAGSQIAPLIISTRGHRLEGIWHSGSPLSMVINSIRGIHVCVPRNMTQAAGFYNTLLEGRDPALVIEPLNAYRLKEVMPDNPGEFRVPLGIPEILEEGDDITLVTYGSCVRIAQDACRQLNDFNIHVELIDVQTLLPFDLKEIIAESVKKTRKVVFFDEDVPGGATAFMMQQVVEGQGVWKYLDTPPVTLSAREHRPAYTTDGDYFSNPNSEDVFETVYQVMHRADPERYPDLGV
- the thrH gene encoding bifunctional phosphoserine phosphatase/homoserine phosphotransferase ThrH, whose translation is MKKLHAVCSDLEGVWVPEVWINVAERTGIPELRLTTRDIKDYDELMHHRLKILKEKNLTLLDIQRVIATIRPLHGAPDMINWLKRVTRFIVVSDTFVEFAEPLMEQLDWPTLFCHSLEVDGNGIINGYNLRQKNAKRETILALKGMNYEVIAFGDSYNDINMLKEADQGVLFRPPQNVINDYPEFPVIHEYGELKSFLEERFK
- the thrC gene encoding threonine synthase; amino-acid sequence: MSDSIRYFSTNGKAVKVSFSEALLKGLAPDKGLYIPDHIPSLSTDQLNSMIGKEYPFIANTIASHLLSDEIDKDSIQRIVTDAYDYPVPLEQVYDRKYILRLDQGPTASFKDFAARMMGRLMQHFLQKENRTMLILTATSGDTGSAIANAFYGLDNIKVVILFPENEVTDRQRKQMTTLRKNITILSLNGKFDDCQALVKQAFTDPDLDTLKLSSANSINIGRLLPQSFYYFYAWSQLARNAEEPVIFSVPSGNFGNMMGALLAKKMGLPIGKLVISTNENDEVPVYWKTGQYKTIVPSRNCISSAMNVGHPSNMARVVSLYGGVMDEKGTITTEPDVEALHRDIFTVSITDAETEQTIRDVYRNHRVLLEPHGAAGWGGLQYYFKQNPRDSAPGKLAISLETAHPAKFPQEIRSLLGIEPELPASMKDLEKLDESFDRIHNDYKDFKQYLLSRYL
- the hxpB gene encoding hexitol phosphatase HxpB, coding for MIKAIIFDFDGIIIDSEPLWVEAEMEVFKSVGVDLSPALCRQTTGLNTQDTIQHWYGVYKWTGKSSFQLYKEIMESMQTLILERADLKDGFLDVLQLFVDKKIPVSVASSSPLKLITTALKKFHLFEFFKIISSAENEEFGKPHPALYLGAAKKLGVDPVHCLAFEDSFNGAISAKAARMKLVTVPDSHDFKSTRFDFADLKIASLSDFTEKNFENLNSLN